The segment TCCTAATTTGACGGGATCAGATCTTGTGTCTCATCAGTACTATCTGAGTATAAAGGAAGGCGAGGGGAAGGGGTTTGGATGCTTACAGAATTTATGATGTGCGAAAGAAAATTCGGTGTGAGAGTGGTATGTGAGACATtaaactgtaatatttttaaggtCTGcaatgagggaaagaaaacctgTGTTGTGATAGAAAATACGGAAGAGAAATTCCAGGCATTTCTTTAAACATCAGGTTGATACTGAGCACCattctgctgaaagcagaagtcTAAACACCTTGTCCATTGCAGTTTGAGAACTGATACTTCATTTATTTGACGGAATGGCTTGATccttgatttgttttctgttcaagtTTATCCTCCTATGTCACCCTCACcatcagtggaaaaaacaaacaggcagtTCAATGATAAGTGAAATTTGATGAGCCTGACATTCTGAGATTGGTGACCTGTATCCCCTTCACCCCACTGCCTTTTCCTTACACCGTTTGTGCCACAACATGCCTACCTTAAAGACTCATGGTCTCAGTTCTCCCCATGCTCAGCTTCAATATCCCCTGAAATTCGTCTGGAGCAAGAGCTGCTTTGGATTTTGGGAGCGCTTGTTTGTTGTACGTTGGTCTGCATGTATGTTTGGTTAACAGGAGACCAAGCAGGAGTGGTAACGGTTGAGTTCCTACTGCAGCACTTCCTTTGTCAGGGTGACAAATGTATGTGTCTAGTTTGAACCCAGATGCTGGTCTTTGAAAATGGGAAGAATATAGTAGTAGGAGATTTATCTGCCTGTTTAAACTTGACTGAAATTGGCCAATGTGTTTCAAAAGTAGTTAAGTGGAGAATGACAGAGACCACAATTGCACaactcttgttttgtttggaaagcaagcaaaaagaaCTACATTTTTATAGGCACTTGGTATCATATGGTAAAGAGTGATTCATGTGTCTTAAATTTACTTGTGGCAATTGAACATTTCATCTCTCTGAGCAACACTGATTAAAACATCTCATAAATTAATCTTGGTCAGCACTAGACTTTCACTAGCTTAATTCTACAAAACTCATTTGATTTATAACAAACAGAACTCTGCAAGCAGATGTCTGTAGATTAGATGTAAGTAATGTGTCAAACTTTTTGGTCAGTTTAACTTATTTTGCTACTTCAAACAGGAGTAAAATCTTTAAGATCTTAAACAGTCTTGAGTTTGAAGTCCTCATATGGTTTTGACTGTTCCTTTGCGGACTTTTTTCCCTAGAATGATGTTGAACCTCTGTTCCAAATGAGTTCCTGGGAGTTGTGATTCATTTCACAGCAACATTGGaattaaatttgtttaaaataatcagaaaatttCCTCAGACAGTGATGCATCACTTAATGTTTAATGGCCTGTTGTTTGCCTCCAGCTTGAATCATACAACTTGTGAATCAGTCACTAAACAAATGTCTCTGCTAGAATAATGCTTcaactttttattctttttttcagaattaatctATGTCATGAATTTGCTGCTCGTGAATGTGTCCCAAaatataggtttttttttttcattaggcTGCTACGTTGTCACCATCCTAGTTTAGATGTAAGAAACTATAAGCATTTCTTTGTAAAGAGTAAACTGGTACAGTATGTACATTAAAGACATTAAATGTAAATTATGGTACCTCTCTATTATAATTTCAAATTCACATACTGCTCcgtttttcattttttttcccagaaattctttctaacttatttgttttgaagactCATGCATTTTAAAGTGCCCTAAATCCTTCCATCTTCTCAATAGTTTGTTTCACCAATGATTTTGTGCCTTAGAGCTGTATTTTCAGTCAGCGTGACCCCTGTATTTTCCTAATGGATTTTTCCCAGTAATACTTTGATGCTTTCTTTTGATGTTTGAAACCTTTCTGTGATTAAGAAGCTAGGAGTTGAGTCCTAGATGTGATAAATAGACTCACTTTGCGACAAATTGTCAGCTTCCTCCTCAGTTGTTTTCCTTAGtaatattttacttctgtttctctttgttggTGACATCGTAGCAAAAACACACTCAGGAATATGGAAAGATCTTCAAGTCTCACTTTGGTCCCCAGTTTGTTGTATCCATTGCAGATCGAGAAATGGTTGCTCAAGTGCTCCGGTCAGAAGGCAGAGCACCACAGAGAGCTAACATGGAATCGTGGCAGGAATACAGAGACTTAAGAGGAAGATCTACAGGACTTATTTCAGCGTAAGTGCAGTTATGCCTTCATTTTCTAAGTTTTGTTGTAGAAgtttagtgttttctttctgacgAACTGTACAAGTCATTTGAGAATTCAGGCTTGTCTTTAGATATCCATATGTTTAGCCAGGGGAGGAGGGAATTAATTTATAGTGAGTTGTCCACTGTGCTATAAATTTTCAAAGAGTTGATCATGATGCATAGTTTGACACTGGAATGAGTTACCTCATGTAATAACATTTGTAGGTATTGATTATCTGGATGCAGCATATAGGAGCAGGCCACACTAGCTTTGGCATAGCGCTGCGCAAACAGGATTTTACTGCTTCAGATCCAAATGACTGCATCCAGTTGGTGGTGTGTTGGGTGGACTTGCTGGCTTGGGTTCAGTTTATTGTTCATCGAAGTTCTCTCTCACTGGATTAATGCAGAGAAGTCACTGTACTGTAAATTCATACAGTATTGCTATGCAGATACATGTTTGTGTGCAGCTGGACTGCAGAAAATGTATCTGTCTTTAAAGCTTGCATAAACTGACAGTCATGTGTGGGTGTGTGGTTAGTTACCACTGGGACCTACTCACAGTCAGCACTGACATAGCTTGTTTATTagaaggaaaactgattttctgaGCCATGGCCAATCTATTTCTTCCATGGTGGCAAAAGGCATTACATATTGCACTGCAAAGTCAAGCCAACAGTTCCTTGATATTTTGTGTAAGAAGAGCTTAAATTGAGAGATATTAAGAAAGTGTCTCCTAAAGAGATTCAATTTTGCTACTGGCCAGCAAGTTTCTGTACcttacagcagcatttctcaatGTGAGAGAATTTCTTGGGAGTACGTtgcaattcaaaataaattctttaaagACAATTGCCTGTCTTCAGAAGGAATTGAAAGACATCCCTGCAAGCACTGTTCCCAATCACTCTGCTTATATCAAGCTGGCAGATGTTACAATTCAGAATTCAAAAAGAGTTCAATACATAGCTCAGCTAAAGGAGTGTTGAGCTGTAACTAATTTCCCAAAGTTGAGTCTGCTGTCCTATTACTTTGTGGATTTAGAATTAGACTAACTGAAAGTGATCTACCAATAGTGAAATTTACAGGATTAGCTCAAGTTGTTGATTTGTCAGATCTGGATATGGTACATGCGTTTGACCATTAAGCACCAATTCTAAAAGCAGTTTGCAGACtatcaattaaaacaaaaattttaagtaattttagTAAGGAAACTGTACAAATCTGATTTTCTTGTGTTAAATACTATTAAAACTAGCATGGAGGCTCTTGTCAAATTAGAACACAGAGTGGACAAATTCTGTCAAATAAATGAGACTGCCTTCAGATGTATATACATGTTGCAACAcaaattttaatgcaaatatgcaggaattataaaataaaaatataggCATGTAATACTGAATATGTtatagcttttttgttttcattccatgACTTAATTTTTCATCTCAAAATTATAAATGGTCATCATGACAGAGCTTTTACTGAGCTAGCAATTGTTAAGAATTGTTTTGTATAGACAttattgatgattttttttctagagagGGGGAACAGTGGCTAAAAATGAGAAGTGTACTGAGGCAAAAAATTCTGAAACCCAAAGATGTGGCTGTTTACTCTGGAAGAGTCAATGAAGTTATCacagatttaattaaaagaatctACACCCTCAGAAGTCAAGAGGAAGATGGGGAAACAGTGACCAATGTTAATAATCTTTTCTTCAAGTACTCAATGGAAGGTAAGTCTTGGCTGTGTAACACCCACCAAGAAAAGTCAATATAAAGCAACGTACTTATGTTTAGCTATTTTTGTCATAAATTACTGTTACCTTATTGTGATTAATCTGAAATGAGGACTGCTATATTTTGCATTCATATACCCCCCAACTTAAGGAAATGGGTATGGGTAGAATTGCCTTATACAACCCAAAGAGATACTTTGTATTAAGTAACATTTACTGTGGAAATGCTGgtatagaagaaaaacatacagtCTCGGCCCTGACCACTTTCTAGTATTCCTTATTTCTGTCTACATCTCTCAAGAATAAAAGTGTAAACCTTTTAACAGTTTGAATTCAAAGACATGTTAATTTAACACTCCACTGGCTGAATTACGGAATTACACCGTGACTGCATATGTAAATTGGTCATAGCATCTTAGGAGAAAatatgctgttttcttctgcctgcaACGCACCATGTGTGAGATTATTATGGTTGCCTTAAAATCACCAGTCACTGGCAACCAGTAGCGAGATAATGTTGTGCTAGATTGAACTCCAGCTCGATCTAGTATGGGATTTCATGTGTTCTTACAGATACCTAATAGTGAGATGGGTTTCACACATTCTTTTAACTGACTTCATATGATCTGATCTTGTTATGTGtcatagcttttaaaaatgcaggcACTCTTGCAGGTGTGCAGACATGCAGCTGAATAACTTGAGTTTTGCAGGAACTTTCAAATTGCTCACCTATGAAGATGCTGCATCAAATAGCTGTTTGTTTGGCAAAATAATCTGAACACATTCTACCTCAGTAATGTCTAAAAATGGCATTCAGCTAAGTTACAAATTTTATGGAATTTTAAACTCTGAGCTTAAAGATTCACTTTAACTTGTAGGTTAGTTTAGGCTCCTCACATTCTTTTAGCTTTTCATTTATAATGTGCCTGATTCTCATTTCTTATATCAACTGCATTTTTAACACACTGTCAACTGTTCAGGGAATCCAGCAtgtcagattttttaaaaaaggactATCTAAACAATAAAAGAATGCATATGAACTGGCAGTTGCTGAAAGATGCCtgggagaaataaaagacaTATGAAAATATCTCCAGAGGGAGGAAGTTAGAGAAGGAAGAGTAAGTTGAAAATAGCCAGATTCCAGCAATTACTTttgtcagaaaagaagaaatatgaagcaaaaaaacagaagtaaatggAAATTGCTTAAAATTTCTGTATCTCTCTGAATATTCTTGAGGTTTCATGGGGACTTTGATGGAGGGCAGGACAGAAGTTAAACTTCATATTTATTGTACCCATGTTTAATAGGAAAGATGGGGGTGAAAAAGAGATTTCTAATGGCAAGCACTGCAATACTGCAAAAAATCACGTGAGAAAATCATTGTAAGTTGTGAACAAGagtcagtattttcatttgcaacTCTGTCTCACAGCTGATGTCTTTCAGGGCCAAGTGGAATATATTCATACTGTGTGCTGTGAAATCACTGTAGTGTAAATGCATGCTCATTATCCATTCATGCATACTAATTATCCATTTACTACTAGCTAATCAGGATAACAAAAGGCATAGCCACTACTAGAAACTCCTGCATTATCACCAGTTACCAGAAATATCTTTGGACTTGTATCTCTCCGTGTTCAGTGGCTAGCCTATCAGGCTTAGAATTTGTGATGCAATGGGGAAAACACCAGACATGCTGGAGGGCTGCTCTGGCTCTCCTGTAATTCTTGAATATCTTCTCATGCTGAACATTATTGCAGAGAGACAGTGGCTATTGTGTCAATAtttagctgagatttttttttttaatgttttaaatttgtatCTAGTTATAGCTGCAGTGAGAGTTTTTTGAAGGTAGTTCAGTTGTGTCAGAATTCTAATTCCTCAACTTATTAATATGTATATGCAAGTGAACAGCAAATTCTTTGATCTCGTATGTGCAGGTGTGGCTACTATTCTGTATGAATGCCGGTTGGGCTGCCTGGAAAACAACGTCCCACAACAGACTGTTGAATATATTGAGGCTCTGGAGTTGATGTTTAGTATGTTTAAGACCACTATGTACGCAGGTGCTATTCCCAGATGGCTTCGTCCATTTATTCCAAAACCCTGGAGAGAGTTCTGCAGATCCTGGGATGGACTCTTCAAATTTAGTAAGATTTAGTAGTAGAGAAAgttctgctgtatttctgcagGTTCTTTGTGTGTTTGAACAGAACTTACTACATGTCTCTTCTGCAATTTAAAGGAGGCATTGTGGCAGAAGAAATGCTGTGATAATACAACAAAACTCCTCCTGAAATCTCAAATAATTATTAAAGTAATACCTCTGGAGAAGTTCAATAGATGTTTAGGCTGTATATCAAGAAATTCCTGATATTATTTGGATCTCTAATGTTTTATCTTAAGCCACTCAAATTTTGATGAAGATAATTAGTTTTGTTGACTTCAGCAAGATTTCAGCCAGGCACTCTGAATGATCACCACTAAAACTGActagaaagtaaaaatgagaCTATTCAGTTAAACTCATTGTGAagagtgtgtgtatgtacatatacatataagCATAGATGTTGGCACAGAAATATACTGCTGTACTGCATTAtgttttttgtaaataaaacattattcgCAACTTGATTCATAAAGTTGCGGTCatctgagttaaaaaaaaaaaagaaaagaaggagtTATCCTTGCAATATATAGTCTTATTCTGGAgcatttaaaaaactgaaacCCTCTTTCTGTCTCTAATGTTAGGAAGCTGCATGcatctttgtatttgttttattaacaCTATTTGTCTTGGTAGGTCCATGTAGATTACCTTGAGAGCAgattcttcagtttcttcattttcaatcTGCATATATGTACTGATCTGTATCTACAGTAAGCTTTAGGGAATCTATTTAATGCataggtgtttttttctgaaaaacacttGTTCCCTTTTGTTGGTTAAAACCAATGTCAGACTTCAGCTTTATCCTGAGAGCAGGCGTGAAACTGTTCTTGAGGAATTTGTTCCATTTGAAACTTGTTATGCTCCTTTAATTCCTTTGTGAAAGAAGAATTGAATGGTAACAATCACTGTGATGTGTGTATTTGTGTTGTTTCATAAAGGAGTGTGCTGGTTCATGTCCTGTTGTAAGCTCATGCTGTGAGACATTGACTTTCAGAGGAGTTTTCACCTTTGAAGCACTTGTTTCACTGAAGATGCTGTTTGTGGTCACTAGAGTACATACTGGACTATGggcaaaataattcagaagttACCACTCACAgaagtttttcagtttttgttattACTTGATGCCCCTCATCTTTGTCTTTAGCGTGATTCAGTTCTGTGGTTTTGACCTTCAAGTTGCTGCTAACATCATGAAATagctgctgtgtgctgactTGCAGCATGCTCTGCACAGTTCACCACTTCTTGCAGTCATCAGAAAACAAGCCACTTAAGTGGGTGTAGAACTCAACTTGGAGCTTCCTTTGCTCCCAGTCGGAACCTGCATCCTCTTATGTCCTTTCCCCATGCTCAGTGTTCTCACGCTGTGAGCTAAGATGTTTCTGTCAGTTGTTCCTCAATGTGAGTACCCAAGGAGACCTACACCACTAACTGCTCTTTTATCTTTTTGCTGAGAAAATGGATCAAAATATTGTATCCGTTTGTAGCTATGTAGTGTATAGCATAAGAACTGTCTTTACTGAACTGaaccagaagagaaataaaaatagaagcttAACACTTCTTTTGAATCCCAAAGGTCAAATCCATGTTGACAACAAACTGAAGTCTATTCAGTCTCAGCTGGACCAAGGAGAAGAAGTGAATGGTGGGCTACTTACATACCTTCTAGTGAGTAAGGAGCTTACTTTGGAGGAGATTTATGCCAATATGACTGAGATGCTCCTGGCAGGAGTGGACACAGTAAGCTTGTTATCACTTTTCTTGTGcacaatttttttattaatcagTACCTTTCACATCTATCTTTTGTGTGTGagggtggggtgggatggggaggtATATTGGTTTTAAGGACATCATTTCTGATGAGTTTATTTCACGACATTTTTCTGTGGTAGAAAATAACTAACAAAGTcaatggttttcttttctagCTGTGATTTACAGGTTCCCATCAGTTCCACAGCTTATTAAATGGACAAAATGGCATTTGTCTTTACATTCAGTTTGAATttcatatgttttctttttgtgctttgaaTCTCAGATTGGTGTCTGTGCTTTTTTATGTAGACCACATTACAAAAGATTGACATAAACTAGTGTGAAAAATTGATTGGTAAACTCATATGTAGAAATTGGTATTTTTCACATATAGGTTACGGTCATCTGCTACACGCATTT is part of the Numida meleagris isolate 19003 breed g44 Domestic line chromosome 5, NumMel1.0, whole genome shotgun sequence genome and harbors:
- the LOC110399800 gene encoding cytochrome P450 27C1 isoform X3, giving the protein MVAQVLRSEGRAPQRANMESWQEYRDLRGRSTGLISAEGEQWLKMRSVLRQKILKPKDVAVYSGRVNEVITDLIKRIYTLRSQEEDGETVTNVNNLFFKYSMEGVATILYECRLGCLENNVPQQTVEYIEALELMFSMFKTTMYAGAIPRWLRPFIPKPWREFCRSWDGLFKFSQIHVDNKLKSIQSQLDQGEEVNGGLLTYLLVSKELTLEEIYANMTEMLLAGVDTTSFTLSWATYMLAKHPEVQQRVYEEIINKLGKDQAPVAHDVPKLPLIRAVLKETLRLYPVLPGNGRVTQKDLIVGGYLIPKGTQLALCHYTTSYSEENFPMANEFRPERWLRKDNLDRVDNFGSIPFGYGIRSCIGKRVAELEIHLALIQLLQNFEIKISPKTETVHAKTHGLLTPGGSINVRFSDRK